The Victivallis sp. Marseille-Q1083 genome has a window encoding:
- a CDS encoding transposase encodes MQLSLFCDYRGYANSKYESLFLALEESHTSVAKKKGPGRIGYGDLAYLKAYVYKHAEEIKSIPELLRNLQRNPVICEMIGFQYDSLPDSSRFYTFLSKTKNSEIQAIHHAAVQSLIGGGVVSLDVLIVDSKPVMANTKHNNPKNPSRSLDKEDKIPRNPKATLGYYSYLKQPFGTGKQFSFFWGFRTHVLVSEEGVPLVEITKPNNISDEQIAHSLLRKLKRVYGQKKGRVFIADSAYDHRQFYDFIKDEIKGQACIPINPRNQQAAKLLGEKGCPICPGGLEMKYSCITKSEGRTRKKFRCPIIAGTRPEKAELPGQCPCNHQRFCTGSRYGCTAYIDVTDDARAQVPRQSAWYKETYTKRTGVERYFSRLGSREVEQTTHFNYRAIRNQMSIAHLTLALTAVAAAFILEQPDKIRCYKSFADAA; translated from the coding sequence ATGCAACTATCTTTATTCTGCGATTATCGCGGGTACGCCAACTCCAAATACGAGAGCCTGTTTCTTGCGCTGGAAGAATCTCATACTAGTGTCGCTAAGAAGAAAGGTCCTGGTCGTATCGGCTATGGAGATTTGGCTTACCTCAAAGCATACGTTTACAAGCACGCGGAGGAAATCAAAAGCATTCCGGAGCTCTTGCGCAATCTGCAACGGAATCCGGTGATCTGCGAAATGATCGGTTTCCAGTATGATTCGCTGCCGGACTCGTCCCGTTTTTATACATTCCTGAGCAAGACAAAAAACTCCGAAATCCAGGCGATTCATCATGCGGCGGTTCAGTCGCTGATCGGCGGCGGCGTGGTTTCGCTTGACGTCCTGATCGTCGATTCCAAACCGGTCATGGCCAATACCAAGCACAACAATCCCAAAAATCCGAGTCGCTCATTGGATAAAGAGGATAAAATCCCCCGCAATCCCAAAGCGACTCTCGGCTATTATTCTTACTTGAAACAGCCATTCGGCACGGGCAAGCAATTCAGCTTTTTCTGGGGCTTCCGGACGCACGTATTGGTCTCCGAAGAAGGCGTTCCGCTGGTCGAAATCACCAAGCCGAACAACATCTCCGACGAACAGATTGCGCACTCGCTCTTACGCAAACTCAAACGGGTCTACGGACAGAAGAAAGGCCGAGTTTTTATCGCCGATTCCGCCTATGACCACCGCCAATTCTACGACTTTATCAAGGACGAAATCAAAGGCCAAGCATGCATCCCAATCAATCCGCGCAACCAGCAAGCGGCCAAACTTCTCGGCGAAAAAGGCTGTCCCATCTGTCCCGGCGGACTCGAAATGAAATATTCATGCATCACCAAGAGCGAAGGCCGCACCCGCAAGAAATTCCGCTGTCCGATCATCGCCGGAACGCGCCCGGAAAAAGCCGAATTACCTGGCCAATGCCCTTGCAATCATCAACGATTCTGTACCGGCAGCCGCTATGGCTGTACCGCTTACATCGACGTTACCGATGATGCACGCGCCCAGGTCCCGCGCCAAAGCGCATGGTACAAAGAGACTTATACCAAACGTACCGGCGTCGAACGCTATTTCTCGCGCCTCGGCTCGCGCGAGGTCGAACAGACCACGCATTTCAATTACCGAGCCATCCGCAACCAGATGAGCATTGCACATCTGACGCTCGCGCTCACCGCCGTCGCCGCCGCATTCATTCTCGAACAGCCGGACAAAATCCGCTGTTACAAATCGTTTGCTGACGCCGCATAG